The Hyphococcus flavus genome contains a region encoding:
- the katG gene encoding catalase/peroxidase HPI: MQAESADRQIAAGKAKPNSFWWPEQLDLSQLRQNEAMSNPLGEDFNYAEEFASLDLDAVKADIEALMTDSQDWWPADYGHYGPFFIRMAWHSAGTYRTIDGRGGAGGGQQRFEPLNSWPDNANLDKARRLLWPVKKKYGEKISWADLMVLTGNVALESMGFETFGFAGGREDDWQAELVYWGPEAEMLGRDRHGGNNGPLEKPLGASQMGLIYVNPEGPGGNPDPLAAAERIRETFGRMAMNDEETVALIAGGHTFGKAHGARSPEDCVGAEPAAEGIEQQGVGWNNKCGKGNAEDTITSGLEGAWTSSPAEWTHQYLSNLYAFEWKQTKSPAGATQWIPTEEAAANLVPDAHLPDVRHAPIMFTTDLALKEDPKYREITERWLENPEEFEDAFARAWFKLTHRDMGPSARYIGADVPSESLIWQDPVPAVDHPLINNADIASLKSDILNSGLSVSELVRTAWASAASFRDTDMRGGANGARIRLAPQKDWAVNNPGELAAALETLEGVQTAFNEAQTGGKRVSFADVIVLGGAAAIEKAAQDAGHNITVPFTPGRTDASQEMTDAEAFDVLEPSADGFRNYYGSDAVKSPSESLVERADLLSLTVPEMTALVGGMRALGANADGTEHGVFTDAPGELSNDFFVNLMDMSTTWAPSSGNDYVYEGRDRQSNELKWTATEADLVFGSNAELRAVAEVYAFDDGEQKFVNDFVDAWTKVMNLDRFDRDRS; encoded by the coding sequence ATGCAGGCCGAATCCGCCGATCGGCAGATCGCAGCCGGCAAAGCAAAACCGAATTCATTCTGGTGGCCGGAGCAGCTCGATCTAAGCCAGCTTCGCCAGAACGAAGCCATGTCGAATCCGCTCGGCGAAGATTTCAATTACGCCGAAGAGTTCGCAAGCCTCGATCTTGACGCAGTGAAAGCCGATATCGAAGCCTTGATGACAGACTCGCAGGATTGGTGGCCAGCCGATTACGGACATTACGGGCCGTTTTTCATTCGCATGGCCTGGCACAGCGCAGGCACCTATCGCACCATTGACGGACGCGGCGGTGCAGGCGGCGGCCAACAACGCTTCGAACCGCTGAACAGTTGGCCTGACAACGCTAACCTGGACAAGGCGCGGCGTTTATTATGGCCGGTTAAAAAGAAATACGGCGAGAAGATTTCATGGGCCGACCTGATGGTGCTAACCGGTAATGTCGCACTCGAGTCCATGGGTTTTGAAACCTTTGGTTTCGCCGGCGGACGAGAGGACGACTGGCAGGCCGAACTCGTTTATTGGGGCCCGGAAGCGGAAATGCTTGGCCGCGACCGTCACGGCGGCAATAACGGCCCGCTCGAAAAACCGCTCGGCGCTTCGCAAATGGGTCTCATCTATGTGAACCCCGAAGGCCCGGGCGGAAACCCGGATCCCCTTGCGGCGGCGGAACGTATTCGCGAAACCTTCGGGCGCATGGCGATGAATGACGAGGAAACCGTCGCGCTCATCGCCGGCGGGCACACATTCGGCAAGGCCCACGGCGCACGCAGCCCGGAAGATTGCGTGGGCGCTGAACCGGCCGCTGAAGGCATCGAACAGCAAGGCGTCGGCTGGAATAACAAATGCGGCAAAGGCAACGCCGAAGACACAATCACGAGCGGCCTTGAAGGCGCATGGACATCAAGTCCGGCGGAATGGACTCACCAGTACTTGTCAAACCTTTATGCATTTGAGTGGAAACAAACAAAGAGCCCGGCTGGCGCAACACAATGGATACCGACAGAAGAAGCCGCGGCGAACCTTGTGCCCGACGCGCACTTGCCTGACGTTCGGCACGCGCCGATCATGTTCACAACAGATCTCGCGCTTAAGGAAGACCCTAAATACCGGGAAATCACCGAACGCTGGCTGGAGAACCCGGAAGAGTTCGAGGATGCGTTCGCCCGCGCATGGTTCAAACTGACCCACCGCGATATGGGACCGAGCGCCCGTTATATTGGCGCCGATGTTCCGAGCGAATCTTTGATTTGGCAGGACCCGGTTCCGGCAGTCGACCATCCGCTGATCAACAATGCCGATATTGCATCGCTAAAATCGGATATCCTGAACTCTGGTCTGTCCGTATCGGAACTGGTGCGCACAGCATGGGCTTCCGCCGCTTCGTTCCGGGATACGGATATGCGCGGCGGCGCCAATGGCGCGCGCATCCGGCTGGCGCCGCAAAAAGATTGGGCGGTGAATAATCCAGGTGAGCTTGCGGCGGCGCTGGAAACCCTGGAAGGCGTTCAGACCGCGTTCAACGAGGCGCAAACCGGCGGCAAACGAGTTTCGTTCGCTGATGTGATTGTTCTCGGCGGCGCGGCGGCGATCGAAAAGGCGGCGCAAGACGCCGGCCACAACATCACCGTGCCGTTCACGCCAGGGCGTACTGACGCGTCACAGGAGATGACCGATGCGGAAGCATTCGACGTGCTTGAACCATCGGCTGACGGTTTCCGCAACTATTATGGGAGCGATGCCGTCAAGTCTCCGTCAGAGTCACTGGTCGAGCGTGCTGACTTGTTGAGTTTGACCGTGCCTGAAATGACGGCGCTTGTCGGCGGCATGCGCGCTCTCGGCGCGAATGCTGACGGCACCGAACACGGCGTCTTTACCGATGCGCCTGGCGAACTCAGCAACGACTTTTTCGTCAACCTGATGGACATGTCGACAACATGGGCGCCATCTTCCGGCAATGATTACGTCTATGAAGGCCGGGACCGGCAGTCCAATGAATTGAAATGGACGGCGACGGAAGCCGATCTTGTCTTTGGTTCGAATGCGGAACTTCGCGCGGTCGCCGAGGTTTATGCTTTCGATGACGGCGAACAGAAATTCGTCAATGACTTCGTCGACGCCTGGACCAAAGTCATGAACCTTGACCGTTTCGATCGGGACAGATCGTAG
- a CDS encoding cation:proton antiporter, translating into MNLIYILLVLLVVTRVCGVFAQRAGQPPLVGEILGGVFLGILISQFSGSFPVLSGLPDNEVLKGIADLGIFFLMLLAGVELRPRDLAKTSGKAFVIALAGFLVPLALGFGLGWTFIPESDFRLAQSLFIGTALAITAVPVAVKVLMDLDLLNTPVGRTIVSAAVFDDVLSLLLLAVLVAVINQGEAPSVTAMGILAGKVTLFFIITGAMGFFIFPIIGRWLMRIQVEELEFSGLVATALGYSLLAEFLELHFIIGAFVAGLFFNRRIVDNETHADVDKKIRGLTTGFLAPIFFATIGLHLDLSAVTAAPLLLFTLIVAAFIGKFAGAGVVSYFSGFNKRQSAAIGGAMSARGAVELIVANIALEANLFSRPEPAPPEVESLFSAVVIVAIVTTVATPMIIRRTLYSGENKDGAV; encoded by the coding sequence ATGAATCTGATTTATATCCTTTTGGTTCTGCTTGTGGTCACGCGCGTTTGCGGCGTTTTCGCTCAACGCGCAGGACAACCGCCGCTCGTCGGCGAAATTCTGGGCGGCGTTTTCCTTGGCATACTGATCAGTCAATTTTCCGGATCATTTCCGGTTTTATCGGGCTTGCCTGACAATGAGGTTTTAAAAGGCATCGCGGATTTGGGCATCTTTTTCCTGATGCTGCTGGCCGGTGTAGAATTAAGGCCGCGTGATTTAGCCAAAACATCGGGTAAGGCGTTCGTTATCGCACTCGCCGGTTTTTTAGTACCGCTCGCCCTGGGTTTTGGGCTGGGGTGGACTTTCATTCCAGAGTCCGATTTTCGCCTGGCTCAATCGCTGTTTATTGGCACAGCGCTGGCCATCACAGCCGTTCCCGTCGCCGTCAAAGTTTTGATGGATCTTGATTTGCTCAACACGCCTGTCGGGCGAACAATCGTTTCAGCGGCTGTCTTTGATGATGTTTTGAGTCTCTTGCTGCTTGCCGTTCTGGTCGCAGTCATTAATCAGGGCGAGGCGCCGAGCGTCACAGCCATGGGAATCCTCGCAGGCAAAGTCACGCTTTTCTTCATCATTACCGGCGCGATGGGCTTTTTTATATTTCCAATCATCGGGCGCTGGTTGATGCGCATACAAGTGGAAGAGTTGGAGTTCAGTGGCCTTGTCGCCACTGCGCTCGGATACTCTCTTTTGGCCGAATTTCTAGAACTTCACTTTATTATCGGAGCCTTTGTCGCGGGACTGTTCTTTAACCGAAGGATTGTGGATAATGAGACGCACGCAGATGTCGACAAAAAAATTCGCGGATTAACGACAGGCTTTCTTGCGCCAATCTTTTTTGCGACGATTGGCCTTCATTTGGATTTATCGGCCGTTACCGCAGCGCCGCTTCTCCTCTTTACGTTGATCGTGGCGGCGTTTATTGGCAAATTCGCCGGCGCTGGCGTCGTTTCTTATTTTTCCGGCTTTAACAAGCGTCAATCGGCAGCGATTGGCGGGGCGATGAGCGCACGCGGCGCTGTCGAACTCATTGTCGCGAATATTGCGTTGGAAGCAAATCTGTTTTCAAGGCCGGAACCGGCGCCGCCTGAAGTCGAAAGCCTGTTTTCAGCTGTTGTGATCGTGGCTATTGTCACCACAGTGGCGACTCCCATGATCATCAGGCGCACGCTGTATTCCGGCGAAAATAAAGACGGCGCAGTATGA
- the paaA gene encoding 1,2-phenylacetyl-CoA epoxidase subunit PaaA: MYAQEVKSTGKGVRSLDEMAPEERAFQEKIDADIKIEPKEWMPEGYRKTLIRQISQHAHSEIVGQLPEGNWITRAPTLDRKAILLAKVQDEAGHGLYLYCAAETLGISRDQMTEQLLSGKAKYSSIFNYPTLTWADIGAIGWLVDGAAIMNQVPIQRCSFGPYSRAMIRVCKEESFHQRQGYDIMMKLVKGTDAQKEMAQDALNRWWHPALMMFGPPDAESVHSAQSMAWKIKMNTNDELRQKFVDETVPQADYLGLKVPDPDLKWNEERGHYDFGEIDWNEFYEVLKGNGPCNAERMAARQKAWNDGAWFRDGLMAHAKKREARKMAAE, from the coding sequence ATGTACGCGCAGGAAGTCAAATCGACGGGCAAGGGCGTTCGTTCCCTTGACGAGATGGCGCCTGAAGAGCGCGCCTTTCAGGAAAAGATCGACGCCGACATAAAAATTGAACCGAAGGAATGGATGCCGGAAGGGTATCGCAAGACGTTGATCCGGCAGATCTCCCAACATGCGCATTCGGAAATCGTTGGCCAGCTTCCAGAAGGCAACTGGATTACGCGCGCGCCCACCCTGGACCGCAAAGCCATCCTGCTTGCAAAAGTGCAGGATGAGGCGGGCCATGGGCTCTATCTTTATTGTGCTGCGGAAACGCTCGGCATCTCACGTGATCAGATGACGGAGCAATTGCTGTCAGGCAAGGCGAAATATTCGTCGATCTTCAATTATCCGACGCTTACCTGGGCGGACATCGGCGCTATTGGCTGGCTTGTCGACGGTGCAGCGATCATGAATCAGGTGCCGATCCAGCGCTGTTCCTTTGGTCCATATTCGCGCGCGATGATCCGCGTTTGCAAAGAAGAAAGCTTTCACCAGCGCCAAGGCTACGACATCATGATGAAGCTGGTGAAAGGCACGGACGCGCAAAAGGAAATGGCGCAGGACGCACTCAATCGCTGGTGGCACCCGGCGCTGATGATGTTCGGCCCCCCGGATGCGGAGTCAGTGCACTCGGCGCAGTCCATGGCGTGGAAGATCAAGATGAACACTAATGACGAACTGCGCCAGAAATTCGTCGATGAAACCGTTCCGCAAGCAGACTATCTGGGCCTTAAGGTTCCCGATCCAGACCTGAAATGGAATGAGGAGCGCGGTCACTACGATTTTGGCGAGATCGACTGGAATGAATTTTACGAAGTGCTGAAAGGCAATGGCCCGTGCAACGCCGAGCGTATGGCGGCGCGCCAGAAAGCCTGGAATGACGGCGCCTGGTTCCGCGACGGGCTGATGGCGCACGCGAAAAAGCGTGAAGCGCGCAAAATGGCGGCGGAATAA
- the paaB gene encoding 1,2-phenylacetyl-CoA epoxidase subunit PaaB — MSNEWPLWEVFIRGQHGLSHRHVGSLHAPDAEMAINNARDVYTRRNEGVSIWVVKSKDIEASAPGDKEPLYEPSNSKVYRHPTFFDIPEEVGKM; from the coding sequence ATGTCAAATGAGTGGCCGCTTTGGGAAGTTTTCATTCGCGGGCAGCATGGGCTGTCGCACCGGCATGTTGGATCGCTGCATGCGCCCGACGCCGAAATGGCGATCAACAATGCGCGCGATGTTTACACGCGCCGTAACGAAGGCGTGTCGATCTGGGTCGTAAAGTCGAAAGATATTGAGGCGTCGGCGCCCGGCGATAAGGAACCGCTCTACGAGCCGTCAAATTCGAAGGTGTATCGTCACCCGACCTTCTTCGATATTCCTGAAGAAGTCGGGAAAATGTGA
- the paaC gene encoding 1,2-phenylacetyl-CoA epoxidase subunit PaaC: MSTDVQTDTALFELALRMGDNTLILGQQVSAWCGHAPILEEDIALANTALDLIGQTKLWLALAGEIEGKGRSADDLAFLRDARAFRNVLLVEQPNGDFGQTLMRQYLFDAWHLPMLTALKNSIETRVADIAEKSAKEAAYHLERSEDLIIRLGDGSDESHTRMQNALDALWPFAGELTQPDAIDDELAQRGLAPDLADIKTRHEERMRAALKEATLQVPEAAIRKGGKQGMHSEGLGYLLSDMQWLQRAYPGAEW; the protein is encoded by the coding sequence ATGTCTACGGACGTTCAAACCGATACCGCGCTTTTTGAACTGGCGCTGCGCATGGGGGATAATACCCTCATCCTGGGGCAACAGGTTTCCGCCTGGTGCGGTCATGCGCCGATCCTTGAAGAAGACATCGCGCTCGCCAATACGGCGCTCGATCTGATCGGCCAGACGAAGTTGTGGCTTGCGCTCGCGGGCGAGATTGAAGGGAAGGGGCGCTCTGCTGACGATCTTGCGTTCTTGCGCGACGCGCGTGCATTCCGGAACGTGCTTCTGGTGGAACAGCCGAATGGCGATTTCGGCCAGACATTGATGCGTCAGTACTTGTTTGACGCATGGCACCTGCCGATGTTGACGGCGCTGAAAAATTCAATCGAAACCCGTGTCGCCGATATCGCGGAAAAATCCGCCAAGGAAGCCGCGTATCATCTGGAGCGATCAGAAGACCTGATCATACGCCTTGGCGACGGCAGCGATGAAAGCCATACGCGAATGCAGAACGCGCTTGACGCGCTATGGCCGTTCGCTGGCGAGCTGACGCAACCCGATGCGATTGATGACGAACTGGCGCAGCGCGGACTTGCCCCTGACCTTGCCGACATCAAAACGCGCCACGAAGAGCGCATGCGTGCGGCGCTGAAAGAAGCGACATTGCAAGTTCCCGAGGCCGCTATTCGAAAAGGCGGCAAACAGGGAATGCACTCCGAAGGGCTCGGATATCTGCTTTCGGATATGCAGTGGCTGCAGCGCGCTTATCCGGGCGCTGAGTGGTGA
- the paaD gene encoding 1,2-phenylacetyl-CoA epoxidase subunit PaaD: MAEANVEPSIDEVWRWLEDVPDPEIPVVSVVDLGIVRDAAWERDELVVTVTPTYSGCPATAVISFEIEESLRRKGVEKIRIKTQLSPAWTTDWITGEAREKLRQYGIAPPVGEASCAGALKASGPVACPHCGSENTSEVSRFGSTPCKASWRCNDCLEPFDYFKSF, encoded by the coding sequence ATGGCCGAAGCGAACGTTGAGCCTTCCATCGATGAGGTCTGGCGCTGGCTGGAAGACGTGCCGGACCCTGAAATCCCGGTCGTCTCCGTCGTCGATCTCGGCATTGTCCGCGATGCGGCCTGGGAGAGAGATGAATTGGTGGTTACGGTGACGCCGACTTATTCCGGCTGTCCGGCGACGGCGGTTATCTCTTTTGAAATCGAGGAATCTCTCCGCCGCAAGGGCGTTGAAAAAATCCGTATAAAGACGCAATTGTCGCCCGCCTGGACGACGGATTGGATCACCGGTGAGGCGCGTGAAAAACTGCGCCAATACGGCATCGCCCCGCCGGTTGGCGAGGCGAGCTGCGCCGGCGCCCTCAAAGCTTCCGGTCCTGTCGCGTGTCCTCATTGCGGTTCTGAAAACACCAGCGAGGTCAGCCGCTTCGGCTCGACGCCGTGCAAGGCGAGCTGGCGCTGTAACGACTGTCTCGAACCATTCGATTATTTCAAGAGCTTCTAA
- the paaE gene encoding 1,2-phenylacetyl-CoA epoxidase subunit PaaE, with amino-acid sequence MAQFYPLRVAEIKRDTKDSVILTLEAPEDASSEFQFIQGQYLTFRRVFDGEEMRRSYSICAGVNDGELRVGIKRVDGGWFSTFANEELNIGDTLEAMKPMGNFHAPLKPAEGRAYLGFAGGSGITPMISLIKTVLEAEPKSTFTLAYGNRSTTAIMFREELEDLKNIYMGRLNIVHVLESEAAEIELFSGRLDREKCDQLFSRWIDVKGADLAFICGPEPMMLAVSDALKAHGMAENAIKFELFSSAQPGKARKRKVSAEAAAGDAKCSATIIMDGAARQFDMKKETQTVLDAARAQNIDAPFACKAGVCSTCRAKLIEGEVDMEANYALEDYEVERGYILTCQSYPRTDKVVVDYDQ; translated from the coding sequence ATGGCACAGTTTTATCCGCTGCGTGTTGCTGAGATCAAACGCGATACAAAAGACTCCGTTATTTTAACGCTTGAAGCGCCGGAGGATGCAAGCAGCGAATTTCAATTCATTCAGGGACAATATCTCACCTTTCGCCGCGTGTTCGATGGCGAAGAAATGCGGCGCTCCTATTCGATCTGCGCGGGCGTCAATGACGGCGAGCTGCGGGTCGGGATCAAGCGCGTTGACGGCGGCTGGTTTTCGACGTTCGCCAATGAAGAGTTGAATATCGGCGATACGCTCGAAGCGATGAAACCCATGGGTAACTTTCATGCGCCGTTGAAACCAGCCGAAGGCCGGGCCTATCTCGGCTTTGCCGGCGGTTCCGGTATTACACCGATGATCAGCCTGATCAAAACAGTACTGGAAGCCGAACCCAAGTCGACATTCACGCTTGCTTACGGCAACCGGTCAACGACAGCGATCATGTTTCGTGAAGAGCTGGAAGACCTTAAGAATATATATATGGGCCGCCTCAACATCGTGCATGTGCTCGAAAGCGAGGCGGCTGAGATTGAGCTTTTTTCCGGTCGTCTTGACCGCGAGAAATGCGACCAGCTTTTTTCAAGATGGATTGATGTTAAGGGCGCAGACCTCGCCTTCATTTGCGGGCCGGAACCGATGATGCTTGCAGTTTCCGATGCGCTCAAAGCGCACGGGATGGCGGAGAATGCGATTAAATTCGAACTCTTCTCCAGCGCCCAGCCGGGCAAGGCGCGCAAACGCAAAGTCTCAGCCGAAGCTGCAGCGGGTGATGCAAAATGTTCCGCGACGATTATTATGGATGGTGCGGCGCGCCAGTTCGACATGAAAAAAGAAACGCAAACCGTGCTTGATGCGGCGCGGGCGCAAAATATCGACGCGCCGTTCGCGTGCAAGGCGGGCGTTTGCTCCACCTGCCGCGCCAAACTGATCGAAGGCGAAGTGGACATGGAAGCAAACTACGCGCTTGAAGACTACGAAGTCGAGCGCGGCTACATTCTGACCTGCCAAAGCTATCCCAGAACCGATAAGGTTGTTGTGGATTACGATCAATAG
- a CDS encoding Phenylacetic acid catabolic protein, translated as MTDETDIQGYLAKGGKLSAPDNAPPRYRAELLRMMASFVDSELAGAAGFADLINEGPGIKEKIAASRIVMEKIDHAERVLNIMGAFGVNTSRYMNVHPWAARVGRDEELGAERRDGDMRLNVFHYPLSGWTDAVVMNVLMGRATVIQLTELSHCSYQPLGEAFGDILPRERRHAELGEEGVVKIISANPNEKANVIASADYWRPRVADTFGGEQSSRFDLLRSFGLRHQNNEDLRLKWAGEVDAFFAKL; from the coding sequence ATGACTGACGAGACGGACATTCAGGGCTACCTCGCGAAAGGCGGCAAGCTTTCTGCGCCTGACAATGCGCCGCCGCGTTATCGCGCCGAACTTTTACGCATGATGGCGAGCTTTGTGGATTCCGAACTCGCCGGCGCTGCCGGTTTTGCGGACCTCATCAATGAAGGACCGGGCATCAAGGAAAAGATCGCCGCGTCACGCATTGTCATGGAAAAGATCGATCATGCGGAACGTGTTTTGAACATTATGGGCGCGTTCGGCGTGAATACTTCGCGCTACATGAACGTGCACCCATGGGCGGCGCGGGTCGGGCGAGATGAGGAACTGGGCGCCGAACGCCGTGACGGCGATATGCGGCTGAACGTGTTTCACTATCCGCTTTCAGGATGGACCGATGCGGTGGTGATGAATGTATTGATGGGGCGCGCGACAGTCATTCAGTTGACGGAGCTGTCACATTGTTCCTATCAGCCGCTCGGCGAGGCGTTCGGTGATATTCTGCCCCGCGAGCGCCGCCATGCGGAGCTGGGCGAGGAGGGCGTCGTCAAAATCATCTCGGCAAACCCGAATGAGAAAGCCAATGTTATCGCGTCGGCCGATTATTGGCGTCCGCGCGTTGCCGATACATTCGGGGGGGAGCAATCGTCGCGCTTTGACTTGCTGCGCAGTTTCGGCTTGCGTCATCAAAACAATGAAGACTTAAGGCTGAAATGGGCGGGCGAAGTTGATGCATTTTTCGCGAAACTCTAA
- the hutG gene encoding N-formylglutamate deformylase, with protein MTNVTVSKGESPLVFGQPHSGLFIPPEIESRLNEAGRAKLDTDWHVDRLYDGLIDDVTVVKAEFHRYVIDANRDPSGKSLYPGQNTTGLTPLVTFDDEPIWADAPTAEEIEARRKTYHAAYHNALSDEIERIKSLHGFAILYDCHSIRSHLPFLFEGRLPDLNIGDNNGATCAAEITNAVESVCRAQDQYSYVVNGRFRGGWTTRHYGKPDKNVHAIQMEIAQHCYLESETPPFAYSNDKAAALRIVLKNILEAAIDAAKRLY; from the coding sequence ATGACCAACGTCACTGTCAGTAAAGGCGAAAGCCCGCTCGTTTTCGGTCAACCTCACAGCGGGCTTTTCATCCCGCCTGAGATCGAAAGCCGGCTAAATGAGGCCGGTCGTGCAAAGCTCGACACAGACTGGCATGTTGACCGGCTTTACGATGGGCTGATCGACGACGTCACAGTCGTAAAGGCGGAATTTCATCGCTACGTGATTGACGCCAATCGCGACCCTTCAGGAAAGTCCTTGTATCCCGGTCAAAATACGACCGGTCTGACGCCGCTGGTGACGTTTGATGACGAGCCGATCTGGGCTGACGCGCCGACGGCCGAAGAAATAGAGGCGCGCCGAAAAACCTATCATGCTGCGTATCACAACGCGCTAAGTGATGAGATAGAGCGTATAAAAAGCTTACACGGGTTTGCAATTTTATACGATTGCCATTCCATCCGTTCGCATTTGCCGTTTCTGTTTGAAGGGCGGCTGCCTGATCTCAATATTGGCGATAACAACGGCGCGACATGCGCGGCGGAAATTACGAATGCCGTGGAATCTGTTTGTCGGGCGCAAGATCAATACTCGTATGTGGTCAACGGCCGGTTTCGTGGCGGCTGGACAACGCGCCACTACGGCAAGCCGGATAAAAACGTGCACGCCATCCAGATGGAAATCGCGCAACACTGTTATCTAGAATCAGAAACGCCGCCGTTCGCTTATAGCAATGACAAGGCGGCGGCTTTGCGAATTGTCCTGAAGAACATACTAGAAGCTGCAATAGACGCGGCAAAACGGCTTTATTGA
- a CDS encoding TRAP transporter large permease: MDFAIGDIAICGCWFAGWLDIAMVVVLCALLMAGYPVAFSLAGTALIFAVIGLTFGVFDISFLRPFPQRVFGAVVNTTLIAVPMFILMGVILEKSKIAEELLESMAKLFGSLRGGLGLSVTVVGALLAASTGIVGATVVTMGLLSLPTMLRRGYDPAFSSGSIAAAGTLGQIIPPSIVLILLGDVISNAYQKAQLEQGVFAPETVSVGDLFAGALIPGLMLVGMYLLWQVFVAVTQPNKAPAIPAAERGNIKEVWTDALKVLPPPLLLIVAVLGSILAGAATPTEAASVGAIGALLIAGARLAPKGSLLAGRPAIIASAGAIMGLVLLTGFLDLRLGRENIPAIQSIGIALAFILFAITPWGIVASLIQLRREKTLAPIMDQTARVTTMVFTILIGAALFSLVFRGLGGDETVHAALEATPGGVIGAVITVMIVMFILGFFLDFIEITLVVVPLVGPPLLAMGLDPIWLGVMMAINLQTSFLTPPFGFALFYLRGVAPPEVKTSQIYRGAIPYIFIQLLALAVLAMYPGLATWLPGLLYQ; this comes from the coding sequence ATGGATTTTGCGATTGGCGATATTGCGATCTGCGGCTGCTGGTTCGCCGGCTGGCTCGATATCGCCATGGTCGTCGTTCTTTGCGCGCTGCTGATGGCTGGGTACCCGGTTGCCTTCAGCCTTGCTGGCACAGCTCTGATCTTTGCGGTGATTGGCCTGACATTCGGCGTATTCGATATTTCTTTCCTGCGCCCCTTCCCGCAGCGGGTTTTTGGCGCGGTTGTGAACACAACGCTCATCGCCGTACCGATGTTCATTTTAATGGGCGTGATACTGGAAAAGTCAAAGATCGCTGAAGAGCTCTTGGAATCGATGGCAAAGCTGTTCGGTTCCTTGCGCGGCGGACTTGGGCTCTCTGTTACTGTTGTCGGCGCCTTGCTCGCCGCGTCCACCGGCATTGTCGGCGCAACGGTCGTGACGATGGGGTTGCTCAGCCTGCCGACGATGTTGCGGCGCGGCTATGATCCGGCGTTTTCCTCCGGCTCCATCGCCGCCGCCGGCACGCTTGGCCAGATTATTCCGCCATCGATTGTGCTTATTCTTCTTGGCGACGTCATTTCCAACGCCTACCAGAAAGCACAACTCGAACAGGGCGTATTCGCACCTGAAACTGTTTCGGTTGGCGATCTCTTCGCTGGCGCGCTCATTCCGGGCCTGATGCTCGTCGGCATGTATCTGCTCTGGCAGGTTTTCGTCGCGGTGACGCAGCCAAACAAGGCGCCGGCGATTCCTGCAGCGGAACGGGGCAACATCAAAGAAGTCTGGACCGATGCGCTAAAGGTTCTGCCGCCGCCCTTACTGCTGATCGTCGCGGTACTAGGGTCAATCCTCGCCGGCGCAGCGACACCTACCGAAGCCGCTAGCGTCGGGGCTATCGGGGCATTGCTGATCGCCGGCGCGCGTCTCGCGCCAAAAGGGTCATTACTCGCAGGACGCCCTGCGATTATTGCCTCGGCCGGCGCCATCATGGGCCTCGTATTGCTTACCGGGTTTCTCGATCTGCGTCTTGGCCGCGAAAACATTCCTGCCATACAGAGCATAGGCATTGCCCTCGCCTTTATTTTGTTTGCAATCACGCCGTGGGGCATCGTCGCCAGCCTCATACAACTGCGCCGTGAAAAAACGCTGGCGCCTATCATGGATCAGACGGCGCGCGTCACCACGATGGTGTTCACGATCCTTATTGGCGCCGCGTTGTTTTCTCTCGTATTCCGCGGGCTTGGCGGCGACGAAACCGTTCACGCCGCGCTTGAAGCGACGCCCGGCGGCGTCATCGGCGCAGTCATCACCGTGATGATCGTAATGTTCATTCTCGGCTTCTTCCTCGACTTTATCGAAATCACGCTTGTTGTCGTGCCGCTTGTCGGTCCGCCGCTGCTGGCTATGGGGCTTGATCCCATCTGGCTGGGCGTGATGATGGCGATCAATCTGCAGACATCATTTCTGACGCCGCCTTTCGGCTTTGCGCTGTTCTATTTGCGCGGCGTCGCCCCGCCCGAAGTAAAAACATCGCAGATCTATCGCGGCGCGATACCGTATATCTTCATTCAATTGCTGGCGCTTGCCGTTCTGGCGATGTATCCGGGCCTCGCTACCTGGCTGCCAGGCCTGCTCTATCAATAA